One Paenibacillus riograndensis SBR5 DNA segment encodes these proteins:
- a CDS encoding S-layer homology domain-containing protein, which produces MKIIRRRQKLSKLLVWAMVITLVWGPGTGRAAELPGDAGAAIAAEPYAWSNVPIGGGGYVTGLLVHPAEKNLAYIRTDVGGIYRWEEAGKRWKQLVGFADRSEVNLYGGESIAIDPSNPDIVYAALGKYDYWKPSDIYKSIDRGETWTRTNLKADGADVPMFANGPARTAERLAVDPNDGNMVYFGSRTKGLFRSSRAAESGSWVKVSSFPSFADTSKSGITFIAFDQASGSKGSPSKTLYAGAYNSGVYVSKDAGATWSLLKGSPAKPLRAALDRGGRLYITHDGGLARLTGNAWEDITPAADKGKAFGPVTIDPANPNVIMTSRKLDDHKNPIYRSEDGGATWKTFSLDQGNIKREITTPWIPDWHWSSATSSLVIDPFNPQRVWMGDWYYVWRTDNIGAASSVWTNYASGLETTVNVGNLVSPPGGKALLHSGIADNGGFDHFSLTEFPVSTYFTGSGDIRLLTTTGIDVQETQPDFTVRVGTYGWNGDSLPDPGNGGYSLDGGITYKAFPSLPFKGVQGGKVAVSATDGNSMVWIPQKSAAYYSRDRGANWVKSSGLPTELQAGSDVFGNYYQPLSSDKVNGQYFYAYDKSGKFYRSTNGGASWTQVSSLPGQSVAWHTVQAAPGAMGEVWVGLGDQGLYRSGDAGASFSKIANVERAFLFSFGKNAPGRLNPAVFVYGKVAGYAEEAIFRSDDMGVTWIKISDDDFFPGNDPNAMTGDRQVHGRVYIGTNGTGLLYGAKSAETEAPVYENDKEAPSTPAGLEVAIERRTSVDLRWNQATDAGSGIKGYRVSYADGTFIADTFGTSYSISGLTPETEYAFQVQALDYAGNVSAASAHVRAVTKGEDREAPALPQGLRVTDTSASRIMLEWQANTEPDLMGYNLYRGTAADFTPDASNKIASLLTSNSYADRSGIEEKRTYYYKLEAVDSSGNSSGSTAPVQAVTPADERLDIIVDNRDSGFASDGQWTSSSWSASRFGTDYLHDGNVAGKWAKWTPYVTVPGQYNVYMLWNASPNRGYNLPLEITHEGGKDTAPRIHQTNNDNMWVYIGTYTLAAGTGNSVKLTTNGTNTTVADAVKFSLAATDPYGATHANTAKTVSDTPPPVLQLDQSGGNSTGPEYEITGRTGEGVILKVKHNGKDLETPYSVHYLNVFRLTVPLAEGMNRIELTAEDRFGRQVQTSVTVRLVPQMEDASVTMDTYQLPPVLYPGDSFQVTAAVHPAEAAAGPVRFIVSDPKVATVSEAVYHPENGSSSVWLTAVNPGTAELQAHSEAAKEAAVYGFKVEEREEVPESPGTDAGSPEEEKPGEDPKTGGMPFTWRDAIAASASGVKVEPGRLKAIPEVNAEGEAVIRFTEGEIAAALSPMSGRILTLEAVLPPEPASIRLEIPLRTLQTALHEKSGDLDVLRLAAGEADILLRADTLREFGNASMLELFFGKASQVKQSGIGDAAAGWAYSPAYQLLLKLDGQPVSTVKNGVLLELGYALKPDQQPGKVVAYTLLDDGTPQIVRYGRYDPSFDKLTFQLQTLQPFGAAYHELSFSDIGTVPWAKESIEELAAKGMLRGPGNGRFAPEAEITRAEFAMLLMNIFDLADAIPGGQLALAGREAAGERGSGKQTAEKLGHRKLTDMDNSAWYYQAVTAAQLLGIAEGRTDGSFGVNDPISRQELAVMVYRLIPVAGLNGMYMQKAPEEVFSDESSIAGYARESVISLQRAGLLQGTAQGMFKPRSGTTRAEAAVLLHRLYKLDSTRTAGERQPTISIY; this is translated from the coding sequence TTGAAAATAATACGGAGAAGGCAGAAACTTAGCAAGCTGCTCGTTTGGGCAATGGTGATTACTTTGGTGTGGGGCCCGGGAACGGGCCGGGCTGCCGAACTACCGGGAGACGCGGGAGCAGCGATAGCAGCAGAGCCGTATGCGTGGAGTAATGTTCCCATTGGCGGGGGAGGCTATGTGACTGGGCTGCTGGTGCATCCCGCCGAGAAGAATCTGGCCTACATACGGACTGATGTAGGCGGCATTTACCGCTGGGAGGAAGCCGGCAAGCGCTGGAAGCAACTTGTGGGCTTTGCCGACCGCAGCGAAGTGAATTTGTACGGCGGGGAAAGCATAGCTATTGACCCGTCCAACCCCGATATTGTATATGCCGCGCTCGGCAAATACGATTACTGGAAGCCTAGTGACATCTACAAATCAATTGACCGTGGGGAAACGTGGACCCGCACCAACCTGAAGGCGGATGGAGCAGATGTGCCGATGTTCGCCAACGGGCCGGCCCGTACGGCTGAACGGCTTGCCGTAGACCCCAATGACGGCAATATGGTGTATTTCGGCTCCCGGACCAAGGGGCTGTTCCGCAGCAGCCGCGCGGCAGAGAGCGGCTCGTGGGTCAAGGTAAGCTCATTCCCGTCCTTCGCCGACACAAGCAAAAGCGGGATTACCTTCATCGCTTTTGATCAAGCCAGCGGAAGCAAAGGATCTCCAAGCAAGACCCTTTATGCAGGCGCTTATAATTCAGGGGTGTACGTAAGCAAGGACGCCGGGGCTACCTGGTCACTGCTGAAAGGCAGTCCAGCCAAGCCGCTCCGGGCTGCACTTGATCGCGGCGGGCGGCTGTACATTACCCATGACGGCGGTTTGGCCAGACTGACCGGAAACGCCTGGGAGGATATTACACCTGCGGCCGACAAAGGCAAGGCCTTTGGTCCGGTGACGATCGATCCGGCCAATCCAAACGTTATCATGACTTCACGCAAACTGGATGACCACAAAAATCCGATTTACCGTTCGGAGGACGGCGGAGCCACCTGGAAAACTTTTTCTCTGGATCAGGGGAACATTAAGCGGGAGATTACGACACCCTGGATTCCGGACTGGCACTGGTCTTCAGCTACCTCATCGCTGGTCATTGACCCGTTTAATCCCCAGCGTGTCTGGATGGGCGACTGGTATTATGTGTGGCGGACAGACAATATCGGAGCAGCGTCTTCCGTCTGGACTAATTATGCTTCAGGACTGGAAACGACAGTAAACGTAGGTAATCTGGTCAGTCCGCCCGGCGGAAAAGCACTTCTCCACAGCGGTATTGCCGATAACGGAGGTTTTGACCATTTTTCGTTGACGGAGTTTCCGGTGTCTACTTATTTTACCGGAAGCGGGGACATCCGTTTGCTGACCACTACAGGTATTGATGTGCAGGAGACGCAGCCGGATTTTACGGTCAGAGTGGGCACATATGGCTGGAACGGCGACTCATTGCCTGATCCCGGGAACGGGGGATATTCACTGGACGGCGGGATAACTTACAAAGCGTTCCCGTCCTTGCCCTTCAAAGGCGTCCAAGGCGGCAAAGTGGCTGTGTCAGCAACCGACGGGAACAGCATGGTGTGGATTCCGCAAAAAAGCGCCGCTTATTATTCGCGGGACCGCGGCGCAAATTGGGTAAAAAGCAGCGGCCTGCCCACGGAGCTGCAAGCCGGAAGTGATGTCTTCGGCAACTATTACCAGCCATTATCCTCAGATAAGGTCAATGGCCAGTATTTTTACGCTTACGACAAATCTGGCAAGTTTTACCGCAGCACCAATGGGGGAGCCTCCTGGACACAGGTATCTTCGCTGCCCGGACAGTCTGTCGCCTGGCATACCGTGCAAGCCGCTCCCGGTGCCATGGGTGAGGTATGGGTCGGCCTGGGGGATCAAGGGCTGTACCGCTCCGGCGATGCCGGCGCTTCCTTCAGCAAAATCGCCAACGTAGAACGGGCGTTCCTGTTCAGCTTTGGCAAAAATGCTCCCGGCCGTCTTAACCCTGCCGTCTTCGTATACGGCAAAGTAGCGGGATATGCCGAAGAGGCGATTTTCCGCTCGGACGATATGGGTGTAACCTGGATAAAGATAAGCGATGACGATTTTTTTCCCGGCAATGATCCAAACGCGATGACAGGGGACCGGCAAGTGCACGGTAGAGTGTACATTGGCACCAACGGCACAGGGCTTTTGTACGGCGCCAAATCGGCAGAGACAGAAGCACCCGTATACGAGAACGACAAAGAAGCGCCTTCCACACCGGCAGGTTTAGAAGTTGCGATTGAACGCCGCACCAGTGTGGATCTGCGCTGGAACCAGGCCACGGATGCCGGATCGGGCATCAAAGGATACCGGGTGTCGTATGCAGATGGTACCTTCATCGCTGATACGTTTGGCACTTCCTACAGCATTTCGGGTTTAACACCGGAGACGGAGTACGCCTTTCAAGTGCAGGCGCTGGATTATGCCGGTAATGTTTCCGCTGCCAGTGCCCACGTCCGGGCGGTGACCAAAGGAGAGGACCGGGAGGCTCCGGCCCTTCCGCAGGGCCTCCGGGTGACAGATACCTCCGCATCCCGTATTATGCTGGAATGGCAAGCCAATACCGAACCCGATCTGATGGGATATAATCTGTACCGCGGCACTGCGGCCGATTTCACCCCTGATGCCTCCAATAAAATCGCCTCGCTGCTTACCTCCAATTCCTATGCGGACCGGTCAGGCATCGAGGAGAAACGCACTTATTATTACAAACTTGAGGCTGTGGACAGCTCGGGAAATTCCTCGGGCAGCACGGCGCCAGTCCAGGCAGTTACCCCTGCGGACGAGCGGCTGGATATTATCGTGGACAACCGGGACAGCGGGTTTGCTTCGGATGGACAGTGGACCAGCAGCAGCTGGTCGGCGTCACGGTTTGGCACAGATTATTTGCACGACGGCAATGTGGCCGGCAAATGGGCGAAGTGGACACCGTATGTCACGGTACCCGGGCAATACAACGTTTATATGCTGTGGAACGCCAGCCCGAACCGGGGCTATAATCTTCCGCTGGAGATTACCCATGAGGGAGGAAAAGATACAGCCCCCAGAATCCACCAGACTAACAATGACAACATGTGGGTGTATATCGGTACCTATACGCTCGCCGCAGGCACTGGCAACTCTGTCAAATTGACAACTAACGGGACAAATACGACGGTTGCCGATGCTGTGAAATTTTCGCTGGCCGCAACCGATCCTTACGGAGCTACACATGCGAATACTGCCAAGACCGTATCGGATACACCGCCTCCGGTGCTGCAACTGGATCAGTCCGGCGGGAACTCAACGGGGCCGGAATATGAGATAACAGGGCGAACGGGTGAAGGCGTCATCCTAAAGGTAAAGCATAACGGAAAAGACCTGGAGACCCCGTACAGTGTTCATTATTTGAACGTTTTCCGGCTCACCGTTCCGCTCGCGGAAGGCATGAACCGGATTGAACTGACGGCGGAAGACCGTTTCGGCCGTCAGGTGCAGACCTCGGTTACGGTGCGGCTGGTTCCGCAGATGGAAGATGCAAGTGTCACAATGGACACCTATCAGCTGCCGCCTGTGCTGTATCCCGGCGATTCTTTCCAGGTGACCGCTGCGGTACATCCAGCGGAAGCCGCGGCAGGTCCGGTCCGCTTCATTGTCAGTGATCCTAAGGTTGCCACTGTGTCGGAAGCGGTATATCACCCGGAGAATGGATCATCCAGCGTGTGGCTGACCGCAGTGAACCCGGGGACTGCCGAACTGCAAGCGCACAGTGAAGCAGCTAAGGAGGCTGCCGTGTACGGCTTCAAAGTGGAGGAGCGGGAGGAAGTGCCGGAATCTCCGGGCACAGATGCGGGGTCGCCTGAGGAAGAAAAGCCGGGGGAGGATCCGAAAACGGGCGGAATGCCGTTCACCTGGCGCGATGCAATAGCCGCCTCGGCCTCAGGTGTTAAAGTGGAGCCGGGCCGATTGAAGGCGATACCTGAGGTTAATGCAGAAGGAGAAGCGGTAATCCGTTTCACCGAAGGGGAGATTGCTGCTGCGCTCAGCCCAATGTCTGGCCGCATTCTTACTTTAGAGGCCGTGCTGCCGCCGGAACCAGCTTCAATCCGCCTGGAAATTCCGCTGCGGACACTGCAGACTGCGCTACATGAAAAGTCGGGCGACTTGGACGTCTTACGTCTTGCGGCAGGAGAAGCCGACATTTTGCTTAGGGCAGATACACTTCGAGAATTTGGAAACGCATCCATGCTGGAGCTGTTTTTTGGCAAGGCGTCACAAGTGAAGCAGTCCGGGATTGGAGATGCTGCTGCCGGATGGGCGTATAGCCCGGCGTATCAGCTTCTGCTGAAGCTGGATGGCCAACCAGTAAGCACGGTGAAGAACGGTGTACTGCTGGAACTTGGGTATGCACTGAAGCCGGATCAACAGCCCGGCAAAGTGGTGGCCTATACTCTCCTGGATGACGGAACCCCTCAGATTGTCCGGTACGGGCGGTATGATCCCTCTTTTGACAAGCTTACTTTTCAATTGCAAACTCTTCAGCCCTTCGGTGCGGCGTACCATGAACTTAGCTTTAGCGACATTGGTACGGTGCCATGGGCAAAAGAAAGTATTGAAGAGCTGGCGGCAAAAGGTATGCTGCGCGGGCCGGGAAACGGACGTTTTGCCCCAGAGGCGGAAATTACCAGGGCGGAATTTGCAATGTTGCTGATGAATATCTTTGACCTCGCCGACGCCATTCCTGGCGGACAGTTGGCACTGGCTGGCAGGGAAGCAGCAGGTGAGAGGGGGAGCGGGAAACAGACCGCTGAAAAGCTTGGCCATCGCAAGCTGACCGATATGGACAACAGTGCCTGGTATTATCAGGCGGTGACGGCTGCGCAATTGCTGGGCATTGCCGAAGGCCGGACAGACGGTTCGTTTGGGGTCAACGATCCAATCAGCAGGCAGGAATTGGCCGTGATGGTGTACCGCTTAATCCCGGTAGCCGGGCTGAACGGTATGTACATGCAGAAGGCGCCGGAGGAAGTCTTCAGTGATGAAAGCTCAATTGCGGGTTATGCAAGGGAGAGCGTGATAAGCTTGCAGCGAGCCGGGCTTCTGCAAGGCACGGCTCAAGGCATGTTCAAGCCCCGTTCCGGTACGACCCGAGCCGAGGCGGCAGTGCTGCTGCACCGGTTGTATAAGCTGGATTCAACGAGAACAGCCGGTGAACGGCAACCGACGATTTCAATATACTGA
- a CDS encoding DUF6254 family protein: protein MSQPKQRKEAEWKSRKQDQQPHGKIKSLKELSSEYGAEHTTS from the coding sequence ATGAGCCAGCCGAAGCAAAGAAAAGAAGCTGAGTGGAAGTCCCGCAAGCAGGATCAGCAGCCCCATGGTAAAATCAAGTCGCTGAAAGAGCTTTCCAGCGAGTATGGTGCGGAACATACTACGTCGTAA
- a CDS encoding amino acid ABC transporter ATP-binding protein has product MSSMIEVRQLQKSFGSLDVLKKITFAVNPGEVVAVIGPSGSGKSTMLRSLVHLEEVTGGSIYIHGKPLIENGKYAGNTDIREITATMGMVFQHFNLFPHLSVRGNLELAPRTLKRGNPQEIAAKSKELLSKVGLADKADVYPSMLSGGQKQRVAIARALMLNPDILLFDEPTSALDPELTGEVLRVIRQLAEENMTMIIVTHEMSFARDVADRVFFMDNGEIAESGPPEQIFGSPRLERTRTFLNRD; this is encoded by the coding sequence ATGAGTAGTATGATTGAAGTTAGGCAATTGCAGAAATCTTTTGGCAGCCTTGATGTGCTGAAAAAGATTACCTTTGCTGTGAACCCGGGAGAAGTCGTGGCGGTGATCGGGCCTTCCGGTTCAGGAAAAAGCACAATGCTGCGCAGTCTTGTTCATCTGGAGGAAGTTACCGGAGGAAGCATCTATATCCACGGCAAGCCGCTTATAGAGAACGGCAAATATGCCGGTAATACAGACATAAGAGAGATTACCGCGACCATGGGCATGGTGTTTCAGCACTTTAATCTGTTCCCTCACCTCAGCGTACGGGGAAATCTGGAGCTTGCTCCCAGAACACTGAAGCGGGGGAACCCTCAGGAGATTGCCGCCAAAAGCAAGGAGCTGCTCTCCAAGGTGGGCCTCGCCGATAAGGCGGATGTATATCCATCCATGCTGTCGGGCGGGCAGAAGCAGCGGGTAGCTATCGCCAGAGCGCTGATGTTGAACCCGGACATCCTGCTGTTTGACGAGCCGACGTCGGCGCTTGATCCCGAGCTGACCGGCGAGGTGCTGCGTGTCATTCGCCAGCTTGCGGAAGAGAACATGACGATGATTATCGTCACGCATGAGATGAGTTTTGCCCGCGATGTGGCGGATCGTGTATTCTTCATGGACAACGGGGAAATTGCCGAATCGGGACCACCGGAGCAGATTTTTGGCAGCCCAAGGCTGGAGCGGACCCGGACGTTTTTGAATCGAGACTAA
- a CDS encoding amino acid ABC transporter permease, giving the protein MNIDYIIKIAGPMLEGARTTVLLFLIVIVLSIPLGMLVTLMAKSSIKPLAWIAHTYIYVMRGTPLLLQLLFFCFGLPQIPVIGQYLVLDRFVAASLGFILNYGAYFAEIFRGGLLSIDKGQHEAAQVLGLSKWQTLRKVILAQMFRVALPAVANESITLVKDTALLYAVAVPELLNYAKTAVNRDFTVTPFVVAGVIYLLMTLILTLFFKALEKRFKFE; this is encoded by the coding sequence ATGAATATAGATTATATTATAAAAATTGCCGGGCCGATGCTGGAAGGCGCGCGGACAACCGTCCTGCTGTTCCTGATTGTCATCGTGCTGTCCATTCCGCTCGGGATGCTGGTCACGCTGATGGCCAAAAGCTCCATTAAGCCGCTGGCGTGGATTGCACACACGTATATTTACGTCATGCGCGGAACTCCGCTTCTGCTGCAGCTGCTGTTCTTCTGCTTCGGCCTGCCGCAGATTCCGGTCATTGGACAGTACCTTGTTTTGGACCGCTTCGTCGCGGCCAGCCTTGGTTTTATTCTTAATTATGGGGCATATTTTGCCGAGATTTTCCGCGGCGGGCTGCTGTCGATTGACAAAGGGCAACACGAGGCCGCCCAGGTGCTCGGGCTCAGCAAATGGCAAACCCTGCGCAAGGTCATTCTTGCCCAAATGTTCCGGGTTGCTCTGCCTGCGGTAGCCAATGAGTCCATCACCCTGGTCAAGGACACCGCTTTGCTCTACGCTGTAGCCGTACCGGAGCTGCTGAATTACGCGAAGACGGCGGTGAACCGTGATTTTACGGTAACCCCATTTGTAGTAGCCGGTGTTATTTATTTGCTGATGACATTGATACTAACGCTGTTCTTCAAGGCACTGGAGAAACGTTTCAAATTTGAGTAG
- a CDS encoding amino acid ABC transporter substrate-binding protein, with protein sequence MKRKGLLVLLVVMAIAAIAGCSGSKGDDGKLVIGIDDKFAPMGFRDDNNEIVGFDIDYAKAAAAKMGKEVTFQPIDWSAKESELNSGRIDMIWNGYTITDERKEKVLFTKPYLENSQVVVVLADSALVKLDDLAGKEVGLQSLSSAADALDASPLKAKIANVSEFPDNVLALTDLKSKRLDGVVIDEVVARYYMSKEKGTYKLLDESLAPEQYGIGIKKGNEALLAELQKALDELSSDGTAAEISTKWFGENKVLN encoded by the coding sequence ATGAAGCGAAAAGGGTTATTGGTTCTGTTGGTAGTTATGGCAATTGCAGCGATAGCAGGCTGCTCCGGTTCAAAGGGGGATGATGGCAAACTGGTGATCGGTATAGATGATAAGTTTGCTCCGATGGGCTTCAGGGATGACAACAATGAAATTGTCGGTTTTGACATTGATTATGCGAAAGCGGCGGCGGCAAAAATGGGCAAAGAAGTTACCTTCCAGCCGATTGACTGGTCGGCCAAGGAATCGGAGCTGAACAGCGGACGCATTGATATGATATGGAACGGGTACACCATCACGGACGAGCGCAAGGAAAAGGTGCTGTTTACCAAGCCTTATCTGGAGAACAGCCAGGTTGTCGTCGTGCTGGCGGATTCGGCACTGGTGAAGCTGGATGATCTGGCCGGAAAAGAAGTCGGACTGCAGAGCCTGTCGTCCGCTGCCGATGCCCTGGATGCCAGTCCGCTCAAAGCAAAGATTGCCAATGTATCCGAATTTCCGGACAATGTGCTTGCCTTGACGGATCTGAAGTCCAAACGGCTGGATGGAGTGGTCATTGACGAAGTGGTGGCAAGATATTATATGTCCAAGGAGAAGGGCACTTATAAGCTGCTGGATGAGTCGCTGGCTCCTGAGCAATACGGCATCGGCATTAAGAAAGGCAATGAAGCGCTGCTGGCAGAGCTGCAAAAGGCTCTGGATGAATTAAGCAGTGATGGAACGGCTGCTGAAATTTCAACAAAGTGGTTTGGAGAGAATAAAGTACTGAACTAG
- a CDS encoding IS110 family RNA-guided transposase has translation MDAIRERCAGLDIHQETVVVCLLSGPLEKKPKSVIETFGTTTRELLRLQEWLEQQGCTEIAMESTGVFWKPVWNILESTCTITLANPQRIRNMPGKKTDVKDAEWIAKLHRCGLIEGSFVPDEPIRDLRDLTRYLRKLKQNATQEKNRIHKILQDANIKLTTYVSDLFGVSGRALLDSIVNGEVLEVHEVRKLVHTRLKMKVPSLVEAMNGRLRLHHRKMIRRHWDHLQYLESEMQTLEAEIEELVQPYRKEIELLDTIPGVSTDAAASIVAELGTDVSPFPSEAHLASWVGVCPANHESAGKKKVKRTNAGTEV, from the coding sequence ATGGATGCCATTCGTGAACGCTGTGCCGGGTTGGATATTCATCAGGAGACGGTGGTGGTTTGTCTACTGAGTGGCCCCCTGGAGAAGAAACCCAAGTCCGTGATCGAGACGTTTGGAACCACGACCCGCGAGCTTTTGAGATTACAGGAGTGGCTGGAGCAGCAGGGATGTACCGAGATTGCCATGGAAAGTACAGGGGTCTTTTGGAAACCCGTGTGGAACATTCTAGAAAGCACCTGTACGATCACGCTGGCCAACCCGCAACGCATCCGCAATATGCCCGGGAAGAAGACCGACGTCAAGGATGCCGAGTGGATCGCCAAGCTCCACCGCTGCGGCTTGATTGAGGGAAGCTTTGTCCCGGACGAGCCCATCCGCGATTTGCGTGACCTTACCCGGTATCTGCGCAAGCTTAAGCAAAACGCGACGCAAGAAAAGAACCGGATTCACAAAATTCTACAAGATGCCAACATTAAACTGACCACGTATGTCTCCGATCTTTTTGGCGTTTCCGGTCGTGCGCTACTGGACTCGATTGTGAATGGCGAAGTGCTGGAGGTGCATGAGGTCCGCAAGCTGGTGCATACCCGGCTGAAGATGAAGGTGCCTTCACTGGTCGAAGCGATGAACGGCCGACTACGTCTGCATCACCGGAAGATGATCCGGCGTCATTGGGATCATTTGCAGTATCTGGAGAGTGAAATGCAGACGTTGGAAGCTGAAATTGAGGAACTGGTGCAACCATACAGGAAGGAAATTGAACTGCTGGATACCATTCCAGGCGTGAGCACGGATGCCGCGGCGAGCATCGTGGCGGAACTGGGTACCGACGTGTCTCCTTTTCCAAGTGAAGCTCATCTGGCCTCTTGGGTCGGGGTGTGTCCAGCCAACCATGAGAGCGCCGGTAAAAAAAAAGTAAAAAGAACCAACGCGGGAACCGAGGTCTGA